The genomic window cacattttttaaatttgaccaaattataaaagttaaatgattttttaatttatgaaaaaaattaatgaGATATATATTACTAAATTTACAATTTAatgtttcaaatcttttttttaattttttttataaatcttttttctctttttccttcttcttctttcttttaattttttttattctgtcTCTATTTTGTTTAACATATATTTGACTCATTATTTTTCTAATAtgtatgcatatatatatattcgtTCTTTTATAAATGCATAAAGTAATATTTTTTCACTAATTATTTATAAATGTATTAAGAGGAAATATATTTTTTCCgataaaaaagggaagaaagaaatCATAAAAAGAAtatctctctcacacacacacttcACTAATTATTTATAAATGTATTAagaggaaatatatttttttcgataaaaaagggaagaaagaaatCATAAAAAGAATATGTCacattatttttttcctttttaaaacTCAGTAAAATAATTTATGTGAGAGTAATAGTTATTTAGAATGTTTCAATTTTCATTCtattaatagaaaaaaatttctTTGTATAAAAACGGGaagtaaaaataaatacaaattataaCACAATTAAAAAGAAATACATTTTTTCAATGATTTTGGGGTCATTAATTATATTATTGCATACATTTAAATAANNNNNNNNNNNNNNNNNNNNNNNNNNNNNNNNNNNNNNNNNNNNNNNNNNNNNNNNNNNNNNNNNNNNNNNNNNNNNNNNNNNNNNNNNNNNNNNNNNNNNNNNNNNNNNNNNNNNNNNNNNNNNNNNNNNNNNNNNNNNNNNNNNNNNNNNNNNNNNNNNNNNNNNNNNNNNNNNNNNNNNNNNNNNNNNNNNNNNNNNNNNNNNNNNNNNNNNNNNNNNNNNNNNNNNNNNNNNNNNNNNNNNNNNNNNNNNNNNNNNNNNNNNNNNNNNNNNNNNNNNNNNNNNNNNNNNNNNNNNNNNNNNNNNNNNNNNNNNNNNNNNNNNNNNNNNNNNNNNNNNNNNNNNNNNNNNNNNNNNNNNNNNNNNNNNNNNNNNNNNNNNNNNNNNNNNNNNNNNNNNNNNNNNNNNNNNNNNNNNNNNNNNNNNNNNNNNNNNNNNNNNNNNNNNNNNNNNNNNNNNNNNNNNNNNNNNNNNNNNNNNNNNNNNNNNNNNNNNNNNNNNNNNNNNNNNNNNNNNNNNNNNNNNNNNNNNNNNNNNNNNNNNNNNNNNNNNNNNNNNNNNNNNNNNNNNNNNNNNNNNNNNNNNNNNNNNNNNNNNNNNNNNNNNNNNNNNNNNNNNNNNNNNNNNNNNNNNNNNNNNNNNNNNNNNNNNNNNNNNNNNNNNNNNNNNNNNNNNNNNNNNNNNNNNNNNNNNNNNNNNNNNNNNNNNNNNNNNNNNNNNNNNNNNNNNNNNNNNNNNNNNNNNNNNNNNNNNNNNNNNNNNNNNNNNNNNNNNNNNNNNNNNNNNNNNNNNNNNNNNNNNNNNNNNNNNNNNNNNNNNNNNNNNNNNNNNNNNNNNNNNNNNNNNNNNNNNNNNNNNNNNNNNNNNNNNNNNNNNNNNNNNNNNNNNNNNNNNNNNNNNNNNNNNNNNNNNNNNNNNNNNNNNNNNNNNNNNNNNNNNNNNNNNNNNNNNNNNNNNNNNNNNNNNNNNNNNNNNNNNNNNNNNNNNNNNNNNNNNNNNNNNNNNNNNNNNNNNNNNNNNNNNNNNNNNNNNNNNNNNNNNNNNNNNNNNNNNNNNNNNNNNNNNNNNNNNNNNNNNNNNNNNNNNNNNNNNNNNNNNNNNNNNNNNNNNNNNNNNNNNNNNNNNNNNNNNNNNNNNNNNNNNNNNNNNNNNNNNNNNNNNNNNNNNNNNNNNNNNNNNNNNNNNNNNNNNNNNNNNNNNNNNNNNNNNNNNNNNNNNNNNNNNNNNNNNNNNNNNNNNNNNNNNNNNNNNNNNNNNNNNNNNNNNNNNNNNNNNNNNNNACACAtagaaatttaaatatataaaagagAACAATAAGTTTCATAAACATCACAACTCCAGAAATGACTTGATATTACATACTAAAATAGATATGTTGACAACAGATTTTACCAATTTTTTAACTACTTAACACAACTAAGCAAAGTTCTGACAATTCTTTACAGAGTTGGAATTATATTATGGATATCTATATATATTGTAATGTAACAAATGATTAGACACTACACTCATCCATCCTTTCAACAGCCTCGACAGTATTTTTACATTGTCCAAAAGAACTCCGAAGCTCTTTCCTAATAGTGAGAGACTGATGACTCCCAAATAAATTCGAACCTTGTGAGGATGAGATTCTTGCATGAAAATCATGGTTAACAGTCTACAAATAATACatcaaaatataagaacaacGAATGAAGAagctacaaaaaaaataaaataaaaaaagatgagaaagaaaccaggtATGATGAAACTTTGAAGAGCAATAAAACAAATATTaaacaaataaagtaaaaaaatttaagCGATACATATGTAGGAATATATCTGTCACTATTCACATAGTTTAAAAAGAGATAAAGAATCAAAGTGAATTAGGTCAACAAATACCCAACAATTCCAGTTGAGAACAGAAATGGTGAAGCCTGACCCACTGTAAGAGTTGAACTCGATGAACACTGAATGCTTGCATTGGAGTGAAACTGAACTGGATTCTTAAATTCAAAAGGAAAATGAGGAACAAAAGGATCCAGATCAAATTTCTAAATTGAACAACAAAGGAATAACATCAGTAACCATTAACACATGACACATGGAAAACACAGAACAATATAGCCAATTCAGGTTGACCTGATTAGAAACAAATTTGACTAACTCAACATCAGATTCACTTAACAATCTTATCACCTACTGTTGATCATCGCTGGAGTCCTCCAAAAACTTCATAATTTCAACATCATCACATACTGCACGAACAACGTGAAGAGATGTGTTCAATTCATATCCAACAGGTCTAGGATCCACTATGAACACAATTTTCTTGTTCATCAACTGAGAAATCAACCGATTCGGAATAGTGTAATCATCGGTTGactaaggaaaaaaaaagagaaggtacATTAGTAAAATTGACATACCTGAACCATAAATATTAAACCGAAAAGAAGGacaactaaattaaattaaaactaaaatgattACTTGGGAGGATTTTCTTTCGTCTATCGAAAAGTCTGAACAACTCTTTTTGAGTACTTGCATCACCTCATCATCCTCAAATATGAAAATATTGCTGCCATTTGAATGGGAAACAATAATTTTGATCCGATACctaaataatgtaaagaaaaaaaatatacggTGAGAAACATGTGTAGAAGATGCAATAAAGCAAAAAGAAAACTGGTACCAACAACTCCGAGAGATAAAATAGATACCTTCTTATGGCATCAACACACTCAACTCTACACAGATAACAATAAAATACATTCCCAACATGAGAAACAAGTGCATTACACAAACAACAGTAGTACTACCACTTCTGATGTTTCAGCACATCAATAATCTCACCGATCAAAAAACAAATCTGATCCTGTAGAGAAACAATAATTTGTATATTATgatacatttttttttatcatactaCACATTTTGAAACACAGTTCAGATGGTTGAAAACAAAAACATAAATACTAACATTTCTTGATGCAGAAGAATATATCTTAGCACAAAGAATGTCAGCAAGCATCTCTTTAATGCTATGCAGTTGTATTGGAACACCAGATATGACTTGGTTCTCATAACTTCTAAGCTGTCCATACCGAGAGAAGTCTTCAAATATTGGGCTAAAGGCCGAATCAGAACTAACATCCttaaaatttggaaagaaaaCATGAATTATTAAACGCAGCCAATTTTATAAAGTATGAGGCAAAATCATGTTGGCATGTAAAGGAAACCATTCAAAACAACAGccaaataattagaaaatggGATTGACACACTATATATAAAAATGATTCCTCCAATTCATCCACTGATCAGCACTAACCTTGATGCACTAACCTTGATGCACTGATCAGCCTGAAGTTTGTTGAAAAATCGTGCATCACTAATGACATTGATGACTTTAAAGGTACCATAAAGGTACCACAATAACCCTGAGTGCTAATCCTCtttgcttgaactttgaaaataatttcttttCCAAGGAGTTTATGTAAAAAACTATGGATAGTATCGATGCTCAATTCTCTGTCATAGATATTGAAAAGTGATCACTAATTATTGGACAAAAATAAAGTATAAGAAATACTTATTCATAGAGTATACAGCAATAAAATATAAGTGGATAAACTATACATCGATTTCATCTTCTAACAACAAAAACACATCAGAACAGGTTCTCCCTAATAGCTTAGTGGCTGGGCTGTCTAACAAGACAAACATTCCACAAGAAGTACCGTCTTCAACAAGTATCTTAATCCTGTAactataacaaagaaaataaatatgaGATTCACCTATTTCTGAGTCCAAGAAGAGGCTGATACAACGAAGGCTACTTATATTATTGAATCAGAGCACacgaaagaaaatttgtaaatcATAACCTGGATTTACCTTATCATAAAATGCTGAACATCTCTTCTGCACAGCTGACAATGGAACACATTATCATCACCTACAATAGGATGACCGCAAACACAAGAAAAAAACCACCACTCCGGATCTTCAACAATCTCCTTAATTTTTCCAACCACAAAGAATTGTCCATcctattagaaaaaaaaattatgaattgaatCAGTAAGGGATGTCTACAATTTTCAGAAATCAATTAACATCAGTACTTCTTACATAACACTAAAACATGTTAAAAAACTAATAGTGCGCACCTCATTGTTTGCCTTAAGATTATCAATAGTGCGTATTAGCTTCCAATCAAAAGATTCATCATCAATTACACATACTAAATCCCCAACCTCATTACTACGAAGTCTACTGAAATGGTGGCTCGCAATACCATATCTATTTAAaacgaaaaaaattaatattaggaTAAAAGAATTTAAAGAAGAGAGTTATAGAGGGAcacaaagagaaagagagaaacagaaagagataGAGAGTGAGTGAGTGATAGAGAGGGAGGCACAAATTTCGAGTTTAGAGAGGCAAAACTTAAAGAGAAGTGAATAAAACTAACTGATTCAGAAAATTCACAGTTTCCTGCATATCAGGGTTGATCAAAACTCGGGAAATATTGATGACATTTTGGAGACTGACTTTATCTATAAATCAGAAAAGACAATAAGAAGAAATTAATTCATAAAGAAAGTATTCATtggtataaaaaaatatttaaacaaaTCAAACTGAGACATGTGCAACATGGACAACTCTTCACCTCCATTGACTTTGATTTTGAAAGATTGCAGAATTACAACAGGTGGTCTCTGGTACCTTTTCAAAGTATTCATGTCTATAAGAGCAGGACAATCACCAACAAAATTGCAGGAGATTTTTTTTCCTGGGTAATGATTATAAGAAAGGATGGACAAGAATAGAATAATTCAAGAGCaataaaaaaacaagaaaaacaaacacaaggtaatttaaaaaaagaataaGGAACAGAAACATAATCGATACCCATCAGCAAAAACTTCAAGGGTCAGAACTTTCAATATCTTTCCATTACACTCAACATCCATTCTCTTTTTCAATCCACAAAGGACCCCAACAAAATCTGTTTAGTAAAATTATAGAAGACAAGATTAAACCCTCAAATAGAATACCATGAGACATTTGTTTgaatttttattaatttcaatttaaaacaCCTTTATAATGGTTCATATTTCAAAAACTGAAACTTACCTATTAAGTACTCATAATCAACGCACTTCTGAAGAATCTGGTCCATAGAAGTTACACTTAAACCAGGGTTGGGTATGACTGTAGTTGAATAGAGGTACTACACTTGAATCTTTCATTCACATTTTTTTCCATCAAGAGAGTTTTATAAAACTCTTGGACTCACGAATTTGGAGTATCCTACTTTCACGCAATTCACAGGGTTCAACAAGCAATCGATATTTCACGATCAAGGATGTAGTACTCTTTGTAGTAGCGGTCCTTATATATCGTATTAACAATCGAAAGATGGTCGAAAGAAAAGATCTCTATTTGACAGGGCTTCTTCCTATACCTATGAATTCCATTCCCAAGGGCAGGTTCTTACGCGTTACTCACCCGTCCGCCACTGGAAACACCACTTCAAAGGATGCGAAATCGATGTCTTGTAACCCTGACCAATCCACGATTAGGTATCACTTTGAAATCGGAAATAATGAACACTTTTCCTCCTTTTAATTGATCAATAAAAGTTGCAATCAAATCATCCTCAATAGTTGCTTGGATTTTGTGGTGctgaaaaaaaaaacaggaaaaaaaacACCTCAACCCTTATAAATATTATACCATCAGACATTACATGCTAAAAATTATCACATATAGAATTTTAAAAAACAGAATTTAGTTAACTAAAAAATGAGTTTTTGATAGAACAtatgcacacacacacacagacacATACACACATATTCACCTGCTTATCCATCAAGACCATGTGTAAGAGTTTCTGCATACTTTCATTAACAATGGTAGCATCTTCCCAAATGGTCAAGATCTTAGCCTCAATACTCCAAGCTTCCTTCCATGGAGAGATTTTTCCAAGAGCATCAATAGCAAGACTCATCTTATAAATAGTAGAGATGAAAGAATGTAGATGcaaaaaacagaaagcaaaatgtTGGCAAGAGAAAACTGTGTCGAATCTGAGTCTTATCTCAATGGAAGGGAATGCAAGAGAAGAGAACCAAGTAAGGAACAAGTGATACCTTCTGAGAGATCAGCACAATACTCCATCACCTCATCACTACTTATAGCAGAGAAATGAGCAACCCTATAACGCAAAGCTTGTAGAATACATTTCTGTTGAAGTCCTTGCatagattgattgattgattgacaGATGACTTTCAATGTGTCCATACTTAATTAAATTACATATACTCATACCTCTATATATAGCTATGTCATATCAACCTATCTATGAATCTATAtacatctatctatctatctatctatctataaacCAACAATACCTATTGATTCATGATATCTTTGACTATATAATTATACTGTTCCCCACCAATATGAGTGGTGAGATAGAACACATGATCAAGATTCacccaaataaaaataaaataaaagttacaAACTTTTATCAATCATGCCCAAGAGCTCAGCTGAAACTCCAAGAGAGctgaaaaagaaagtaaaaactacacccaaataaaaagataaatttcaAACCAACCCGGACTAATTCAAAATCAACAAAGCACTTGTTTGTGGTCGATAATTTTGTTTTTAACCTGAAACAGAAATGAACTTAAAAAACGATATCCCTTTTTCAAATTGTTATCTTTTAAATATAGTAGAGCTCCCAATAACAAGAGGCTTTGGAGATATTTCAATTGAAAAAATGTTGACATCCTAGTTTGATTTTTATCACCATAGATTTTAAGGACACCATTTTCCTGAGACCAAACACGGAAAAAACCGTACAAATGAAAAGAAGTATATTGTCCCAAAAGCCCCTGTATAAATGGTATAGTCCCTTGCATGCTTCCCACTGGAATCCCTTCTCTCCTTCACTACCTGAAGACACTCACAAAGAAAACAAATGACCCAAAATAGCtggtaagaaaaataaaaaaaaaaccgatCACAATTGAACATAGTTTCTACACAAATAGCTCagaagaaaaaataatttaactTAACTTTGTTGCAAATTTTCAGACCCCATCTCGATTTTCAGTGGAACCCGGTTGTAATTTCAGATCCAAAACCAGCTCCATTCTCAATTGATCTCTTATATATCTTCATCTATCAACAGATTACAATATAAAAATTAGTAAATTAGAATTCTATTTTAAACAAAAGGAAACAAATCACAGAGAGCACGATGATGATAGGAATACTGTTTCGAGGAGACGTTTGGGACCGAAAATGTCGACCGAAGTGGGTAACCTTGATGCACAGTTTTCCGACGGAGAGAAAACTCGGATAATCCAAGAAACGATCCAGAAACACGAACTGCATGGAGATAAAGAGAGCGGGTTGAGGATGCTGAGCGACGAATCGGGGTCACAACAACCACATAGAAAAAAGAGGCAGGAACGCGAGAGTGGCAACAGCTAgcaaaaggagaaaagagaaagatAGGGCTGAGGTCTCAGTAAGGAAGGAGAAAGTTATGAGGAAGATGACTATTGATGTTCCATAACACCCATTGAGCATCGAACAAAGTAATGAAACCAAAATAAACCAATATTAAACATTCGAagattattataattatattttattaatccaATACTATTGTAATTAAAAGCAAATAAAATCAGCAACAATGAAAGCTCATCGTTAAACACTCCTTATTAAGTATGGAGTGCTGTACATTTTGTTAATTAGTTAAATCTGAACTATTTATTTACTATATCTTATTTGAATGATCTGAGTTTAAAAACCTAACTCGTTAATTAGATGaagcattttttttatgttttaaatcCTTTTATAAGTTTCAAATATTAGCTTGAAgtccaaaacaaaaataaaataccatgaaaaaaaaatttacaccACAATTCAATAAACATTATATAAGATCTTTTAGGTGAGCATGAAAAGAGTACACCAATAAGtttaaagtttaattattttttttaataaattgacaaaaaataaatacaaataattCTTTAAATAtacttgtattttaatttttcatgttaTTAGGTACACATTgaggataatttaaaataaaagataatatactTGTTGTAACTACGATATATTTTGTCTTTTAACTGCATTCTCATAAAAAAAACCCTTTCATGAACACCAAAGTTCTTATACAGCATCAATTCTGTATTTGGAGTTAGCCAACCAGTAACGGCTTCCATATTTATATTTCAATTTGAAatcttataaatttttaaatgacgacaagatatatattttttaataacaattaaatttaaCTTTAGCTTGAATACATTTAAAAATGTAAATGTAAAGCATTTTATTAACCAGCAACTATATCTTTTTGGCGGATtataattttttcttgtttttataaacagagtaataattaattaattattgagaTAGTTCATTTGAAATTGATCAAATAAAcgaatattttcttttcttgtaatTAAAAAGAACTTTCATTAAATACATAAATATCACAATTAGATCCATATTAGAATTCAACAGACACTAAGTATCACAAATCAAACAACAATTTCAAGTAGTATGTGAACACATTAAACTAAAAAGCATGCAGATCCTCCATAGCCTCATGATCACTTTCAAATTGGCTGAAAGCATCTTCAACTTCAGGCATAGAATCAACCAGAACATGAATCTGAAGAAAATTGAAATCCTCTTAGTTATTGATATTTTTAAACACTAATAAttgaacaaattataaaaaatatacaacaaACCTTATGCTCATTTATCTCAGCAGCAGCCTCAAAAACATTAATAACAGAGGCATCATCCCAGATTTGTTGAACAATATATGCAGATCGATTCATCTCATAACCTACAGGCCTAGCATCAACCATGAAGACAACTTTTTTGTGCAAAAGACTTGAAATGAGTTTCAACGGAACAACTTTGCAATAAGATCCCTaaaaagccaaaaaaaaaaacaacaaacaaaacaaaatacttaacaaatatgtcaataataatttatgttTTCTCTAGGAATTTCAAAAGAAACAAAGTtactatatttatatttatatactaATTAAAACCACAATTGGATGACAACCTGATTCAACTCTGGGTGATTATCCAAAAAGCTCGAGCATCTTGTCTTTATTATTTGGACAACTTCACGAtctttaagaacaaatatattgTTCCCATTTGAATGAGACACCACAACCTTCAAGCAGAACCTTCCAAAGCATgagaaaacaacaaaaatttAAGTTAACATTGAAATAATAATTAGTTAccaaaatagaataaaatgaaagaacAAAACACCTTCGGACAGCATCAATGCATTGAAGCTGACATAGATCAcatgataaaatatttttattagttgaCACAAGAGAACCACATAAACAAGTTAAGAATCACCACTTATGATTCTTCAAGACAGATGATATAGTTCCCAGAATAAAAATGAAACTACCCTGCAGCAAAGAAAAAAGGATTACagcatttaaaatttcaaataatttacaAAACTATCATTTACTAATTTTTCGAGTTATGATATAACaagattaacaaaaataaatgatCTAAGAGATTTTATTGCAAATGAGAAAAAAATACATTCTCAGCATCAGAATAACAGCGGTTCGGTAAAATAAGATCAGTGATAATATCTTCAATAGTTTCTGATTGAATAGTATTATCACACACTACTTGAGTCTTGTAATCTTCGCCAGTTGCATACTGCAAGTAGCTATCATAGATTGGTGGAAAAATGGGACCATGAAGTATTGCCTGGGATAAGTTGGTTAGAATAAGTATCaaatgcattgattgagaaaAAAACAATTGCATGAACATGTTTAACATAAGGTGAGGAATCATACATTGATATAATCATCGGCTGCAACTGGTTTCGGATTATGACTAAAGACATTTACAATTTTAAAGCAGCTGGAGTAATCTGGATCAACTGCAGAATCAATTTCAACCTTGAAAACTTTCTCCTCTCCAACAGCATCATCAAACATTTGTGGAGAATATGACCGACAGACTGACGATCGGAATTcctgtcggtaaagaaattcacaaatatatgatcgcgttgtaagtatagcttctaaaccaacagaaaattctatcgtacaaacgtttggttctcacaagtaacaaacccaataaaatttataaaccaaagtatttaaacctcggatcgtcttctcaatgaattgcaggaaagtatgatttattattggttatggaaaacagtatttttgggttttgaaaaggtttgaacaagagaaataaattgcaggaattaataaatcaatagctaataaaactcttggcacggtatgaaaattagaagtcctatcctcgttatccttatcaatggtgatgagaattatatttttctccccactaagtcaacctctaactatgaaggtaagtcaagtggataaattaatttaacacctaaagtcctagtcaactcctaaggaaagactagagttataggaatttaaatcaatcagcaaagataacaattatcaatcatgatgagtttgacaactcaagagttaccaattaatcaaccaaagccaaaagagaaaaatctaaattatttatataaataaaggaaagcaatcataattctgaaatacctcaaattatattaaataaaaaatcaatctaaacataaaaagtttataaactaaattgagaaaataagtaaaaggaacattgaacctggaaattgaggagaaataatcctaaatcctttaagaggaatcctaatcctaaatcctaagagagaggagagaacctctctctctaaaaactacatctaaatgctaaaaattatgaattatgagccgTCTTCATGAATGGATGggttcctccactttatagcctctaatctatattttctgggctaaaaactgggtcagaaacagcccagaaatcgctggttgcgaaatctgccacgctggtttttcgtcactgcgatgcgtccacgTGGAGCAAGCGTTCACGTCGCCTAGCGGTATTGCcgctataaaaaattatatatcaaatcgaagccccggatgttagctttccaacgcaattagaaccgcctcatttggacctctgtagctcaagttatgaccgttttagtgcgagaggatcaggctgacagctttgcagttccttcaatttcttgtattccttccacttttgcatgcttcctttccatcctctgagccatttctGCCTTTTaatccctgaaaacacttaacacacatatcagggcatcgaatggtataaagagaaattaatattagcaaatataaggccaaagaagcatgttttcaatcatagcacagaatcaggaaggagaattaaagtcatgcattttgtatgaacaagtgtatgaaagattgataaaatccactcaattgagcacaagataaaccataaaatagtggtttatgaacctccccacacttaaacattagcatgtcctcatgctaagttcaagagaagctataaagatgaagaggaatggtagaatgtatgaaatgcaacctatctatatgaatgtaactacatgcaaaatgctttttttcctacttggttaagagtaaacaaattttccaagacaaacataaatcaaatttcactaattcaaattatacaataaaagacaagtaaacttgtaagaagatagctcatgaaagcagggaacatagaatcaagcattgaaccctcactggtagtgtatattgatgacaagtcatcttagcctattttaactagtctttttctttcattttc from Arachis ipaensis cultivar K30076 chromosome B09, Araip1.1, whole genome shotgun sequence includes these protein-coding regions:
- the LOC110266896 gene encoding uncharacterized protein LOC110266896 produces the protein MELVLDLKLQPGSTENRDGVVKERRDSSGKHARDYTIYTGAFGTIYFFSFMSLAIDALGKISPWKEAWSIEAKILTIWEDATIVNESMQKLLHMVLMDKQHVMSDGLQDIDFASFEVVFPVADGTATTKSTTSLIVKYRLLVEPCELRESRILQILIPNPGLSVTSMDQILQKCVDYEYLIDFVGVLCGLKKRMDVECNGKILKVLTLEVFADGYQRPPVVILQSFKIKVNGDKVSLQNVINISRVLINPDMQETVNFLNQYGIASHHFSRLRSNEVGDLVCVIDDESFDWKLIRTIDNLKANNEDGQFFVVGKIKEIVEDPEWWFFSCVCGHPIVGDDNVFHCQLCRRDVQHFMISYRIKILVEDGTSCGMFVLLDSPATKLLGRTCSDVFLLLEDEIDV